One segment of Desulfobacterales bacterium DNA contains the following:
- a CDS encoding LEA type 2 family protein: MATKPTEQNFKNPVVKLDSLEVAHAFGYWYFAKSVAPTKGKPDDVGAPLDLAFTFNIENPNDFAIKLENLKFTVAFEDFDLNTVSTDAVQWIPPGKTNQVRVHAHFDVRQSLLSLLVTGGFKLKEQDTNAWAALEKWWTDIPNYEVPIHVKEGSAVFSADGISKVSAFVDRHSQL; the protein is encoded by the coding sequence ATGGCGACCAAACCGACGGAACAGAATTTCAAAAATCCGGTGGTTAAGCTCGATTCCTTGGAAGTCGCCCATGCCTTTGGTTACTGGTACTTTGCCAAGAGTGTCGCCCCCACCAAGGGGAAACCGGATGATGTCGGGGCGCCGCTGGACCTGGCTTTTACCTTTAACATCGAAAACCCCAATGATTTTGCGATCAAGTTGGAAAACTTGAAATTTACGGTGGCGTTCGAGGACTTTGATCTGAACACCGTCAGTACCGATGCGGTCCAATGGATACCCCCCGGCAAGACCAACCAGGTTCGGGTTCACGCCCATTTTGACGTGCGCCAGTCGCTGTTGAGTCTGCTGGTTACCGGTGGGTTTAAACTCAAGGAACAGGACACGAATGCCTGGGCCGCTTTGGAAAAGTGGTGGACGGACATTCCCAATTATGAAGTTCCGATCCATGTAAAAGAAGGATCGGCCGTATTCAGCGCCGACGGTATTAGCAAGGTGAGCGCTTTTGTGGACAGGCATTCCCAATTATGA
- a CDS encoding AMP-binding protein translates to MGLYDFTIYDLICRNAVSFKDKPAWFEVDDGRTITFDQYKQQVDGLARGLQKAGIHKGDCIGVLGKNSLEYFLIYGAAAALGAVMLPINWRLSAEEAAFNLSDGAPKLLFVDEEYQGLVSGIKHKLPSVTQFYNLKADAGGFIDLGSLSDSANNVEAPEVFSDDGFVIIHTAAVTGRPRGALLSHENILIASFHMNHLFGLTPADVHLNLLPLFHVAGLTMAFQAFHAAALNVNISKFDARQIAELIAAKNVSVLYEFSPILSSILAAQAETGSDIKSLRAVLGLDAPETIEKYQKATGGTFYCVYGQTETSGLATLGKYNDKPGAAGKILHLADVRLEDESGSPLPPGQIGEITVKGPLVFKGYWNLTEDSTLAFRGGRHHTGDLGRFDEDGFLWYEGRKADKELIKPGGENVYPAEVERVILQHPAVLKTVVFGVPDPKWKEGIKAVCLLKKDKSLEPQDLIRFVGERIASFKKPQYVEFVTDFPVLTDGAPDRAKIKARYGGA, encoded by the coding sequence ATGGGGCTTTACGATTTTACCATTTATGATCTGATTTGTCGCAATGCCGTTAGTTTCAAGGACAAGCCTGCATGGTTTGAAGTGGACGACGGACGCACGATAACTTTCGATCAGTACAAGCAACAAGTCGATGGCCTGGCCAGGGGGCTCCAGAAGGCCGGCATTCATAAAGGCGATTGCATTGGGGTGCTGGGGAAAAACAGCCTTGAATATTTTCTCATCTATGGGGCTGCCGCCGCCCTGGGCGCTGTTATGCTCCCCATCAACTGGCGGCTGTCAGCCGAAGAGGCTGCCTTCAATCTGAGCGACGGCGCCCCCAAACTGCTTTTTGTCGATGAAGAATACCAGGGGCTGGTTTCCGGAATTAAACACAAGCTCCCGTCGGTCACTCAATTTTATAACCTTAAGGCCGATGCGGGCGGGTTCATTGATTTAGGATCCCTGTCGGACAGTGCAAATAATGTCGAAGCGCCGGAAGTTTTTTCGGACGATGGTTTTGTCATCATTCATACGGCGGCTGTCACCGGGCGGCCCAGGGGGGCACTGTTGAGCCATGAAAACATACTGATAGCCAGTTTTCATATGAACCATCTCTTCGGCCTGACACCGGCGGATGTTCATCTGAATCTTTTGCCGCTGTTTCATGTGGCCGGTCTTACCATGGCGTTTCAGGCGTTTCATGCCGCCGCCCTGAACGTGAATATCAGTAAATTTGATGCCCGCCAGATCGCAGAACTGATTGCCGCTAAAAACGTATCGGTACTGTATGAATTTTCGCCGATTCTTTCATCCATCCTGGCGGCCCAGGCTGAGACGGGGTCGGACATCAAAAGCCTCCGTGCGGTACTGGGGCTCGATGCGCCCGAAACCATCGAAAAATATCAGAAAGCAACAGGAGGCACATTTTATTGTGTTTACGGCCAAACGGAAACATCGGGCCTGGCCACTCTTGGCAAGTATAATGACAAACCCGGCGCAGCCGGAAAGATCCTGCATCTGGCAGATGTGCGGCTGGAGGATGAAAGCGGCAGTCCGCTGCCTCCGGGTCAAATCGGCGAAATAACGGTGAAGGGCCCCCTGGTATTTAAAGGCTACTGGAATCTGACCGAGGACAGCACCCTTGCCTTTCGCGGCGGCCGGCATCACACCGGTGATCTGGGCCGGTTTGATGAAGACGGTTTTCTGTGGTATGAGGGCCGTAAGGCCGATAAGGAGCTCATCAAACCGGGCGGCGAAAACGTTTATCCGGCCGAAGTGGAGCGCGTCATCCTGCAACATCCGGCGGTGCTGAAAACGGTGGTTTTCGGTGTTCCCGATCCCAAATGGAAAGAGGGGATTAAGGCTGTCTGTCTGCTGAAAAAAGACAAATCCCTGGAACCCCAGGACTTGATCCGTTTTGTGGGAGAACGCATCGCCAGCTTTAAAAAGCCTCAGTATGTAGAGTTCGTGACGGATTTTCCGGTATTAACGGACGGTGCACCCGACAGGGCCAAAATCAAGGCCAGATATGGCGGGGCTTAG
- a CDS encoding type II toxin-antitoxin system RelE/ParE family toxin: protein MPFTLRYHPDVKTRDLPLIDEKLKNRIKTAIEHRLATEPQRYGEPLRKTLRGYWKLRVGDYRVVYKIVGKEVLILGIIHRKKVYEAMGKRT from the coding sequence GTGCCGTTTACACTCAGGTACCATCCGGATGTCAAAACCCGAGACTTGCCCTTGATTGATGAGAAATTAAAAAACCGCATCAAAACTGCCATCGAACATCGGCTTGCAACCGAACCCCAGCGATACGGTGAGCCGCTACGTAAAACACTCCGAGGTTACTGGAAGCTGAGGGTCGGCGATTATCGCGTAGTCTATAAAATCGTCGGCAAAGAAGTCCTGATTCTCGGCATTATTCACAGAAAAAAAGTCTATGAGGCGATGGGAAAGAGAACGTAG
- a CDS encoding antitoxin, RHH family protein, which produces MPAKNPRVNVVLEKPLYNTIERLATKEGISLSTKVRDLIKEALEIEEDVALSDFAEIRERSLTKSKLLKHSEVW; this is translated from the coding sequence ATGCCTGCAAAAAATCCAAGAGTAAATGTCGTTTTGGAGAAACCGCTGTATAATACCATTGAACGTTTAGCGACAAAAGAGGGGATTTCCCTTTCCACAAAGGTTCGCGACCTTATCAAGGAGGCGCTGGAGATTGAGGAGGACGTTGCCCTTTCCGATTTTGCCGAAATCAGGGAAAGGAGTCTCACAAAATCAAAGTTGTTGAAGCATAGCGAGGTGTGGTAA
- a CDS encoding ACT domain-containing protein, with protein sequence MVRTEISLFLKNAPGELGKLSSLLANENINIDALMIQDVSSYVQELFQARGKSLKRIASVASYNSMRKDSAQFALIRLLVDQTDNAIDLLSKNDYLFDIMPVIVMELENKPGSLAEITTQFGKEKININYVYGSVSPRGKKCLFVVCPEDIELATKIFKP encoded by the coding sequence ATGGTCAGAACGGAAATATCGCTTTTTTTAAAGAATGCGCCCGGGGAGCTCGGGAAACTGTCCTCCCTGCTTGCCAATGAAAACATCAATATCGATGCATTGATGATACAGGATGTCTCCAGTTATGTGCAGGAGCTTTTCCAGGCCCGGGGAAAGTCGCTGAAGCGCATTGCTTCGGTCGCCAGCTATAACTCGATGCGAAAAGACTCGGCCCAGTTTGCCCTGATACGGCTGCTGGTGGACCAGACAGACAATGCCATCGATTTGCTGTCCAAAAATGACTACCTGTTCGATATCATGCCGGTGATTGTCATGGAACTTGAAAATAAACCGGGCTCTCTGGCCGAAATTACAACCCAGTTCGGCAAAGAGAAAATCAATATCAATTATGTTTACGGCTCGGTTTCTCCCCGTGGCAAAAAATGCCTGTTTGTGGTCTGCCCGGAAGATATCGAGCTGGCAACCAAAATCTTTAAACCTTAA